The Oxalobacteraceae bacterium OTU3CINTB1 genome includes a window with the following:
- a CDS encoding EscU/YscU/HrcU family type III secretion system export apparatus switch protein, which produces MADDAPRRPLQQAVALAYQEGAPAPKVVAKGRGLVAEQIIGVAKEAGVFIHESRELVSLLMDVDLDQQIPPTLYRTIAELLAWLYHIESAQKSGLPLPEAPDTSLPLTEI; this is translated from the coding sequence ATGGCGGATGACGCCCCGCGCCGGCCGCTGCAGCAGGCGGTGGCCCTGGCCTACCAGGAGGGCGCGCCAGCACCCAAGGTCGTCGCCAAGGGGCGCGGGCTGGTGGCTGAGCAGATCATCGGCGTCGCCAAGGAGGCCGGCGTGTTTATCCACGAATCCAGGGAACTTGTTTCTCTGCTCATGGATGTGGATTTAGATCAACAAATTCCGCCCACCCTCTATAGGACGATTGCGGAACTATTGGCATGGCTATATCATATTGAATCAGCGCAAAAGTCCGGCTTGCCGCTTCCCGAAGCACCGGACACCAGCCTCCCACTCACCGAAATTTGA
- a CDS encoding flagellar hook-length control protein FliK: MQWDVRREQREKGKQDGGAGDDTPEQIWRSGVRFRFPLLGEVSASVTLVGDQVHIQVQTGSDGTADTLRTNAGRLEQAMEAAGAPLSSLLITQDNGGGDGG, encoded by the coding sequence ATGCAGTGGGACGTGCGGCGCGAACAGCGCGAAAAAGGCAAGCAGGACGGCGGCGCCGGCGACGACACGCCGGAACAGATCTGGCGCAGCGGCGTGCGCTTCCGCTTCCCGCTGCTGGGCGAGGTGTCGGCCTCGGTCACGCTGGTCGGCGACCAAGTCCACATTCAGGTGCAGACCGGTAGCGACGGCACCGCCGACACCCTGCGCACCAACGCCGGCCGGCTGGAGCAGGCGATGGAGGCGGCCGGGGCGCCGCTGTCGTCGCTGCTGATCACCCAGGATAACGGAGGCGGCGATGGCGGATGA